A window from Culex pipiens pallens isolate TS chromosome 3, TS_CPP_V2, whole genome shotgun sequence encodes these proteins:
- the LOC120413263 gene encoding uncharacterized protein LOC120413263, whose product MKYVLLTLALLVLAVAIVSALPAVQDESLFGGPLGEAQEVDIVNPQDPQSFIKWRKLKRLLLLG is encoded by the exons aTGAAATACGTTCTATTG ACCCTCGCCCTGCTGGTGCTGGCCGTGGCCATCGTATCCGCCCTACCGGCCGTCCAGGACGAGTCCCTGTTCGGAGGCCCACTCGGTGAGGCGCAAGAGGTGGACATCGTCAACCCCCAGGACCCGCAGTCCTTCATCAAGTGGCGCAAGCTGAAGCGGCTGCTTCTCCTGGGCTAG